From the Octadecabacter antarcticus 307 genome, one window contains:
- a CDS encoding AAA family ATPase: MKITPELRDTRLSVDMQQLALTFTSRIIDDHACNFIEDAGDLEELPVFGDDTTAVSTQTHDAMGMTPVQIEAALQSGQDPFARFGAATAQRDMSDIPLSKLFITVLAVQMFQTKDALNKLFRPTNITVLFVKDDKDRADIARQLKEMFDRPLPNGFNVSTLDQSRFKITALGDMTSDPSAPRQARLMKDFHRGLDFQIGLRRAVLALARDPMDLSSSAQALCSQTLLWPEVNRETIVEMLRATHSVTGHLAEDTVRTILPDDSCLRRLPIALLHNSLYHATTIDVARCLTRLATLHAATATTINRPPALTLSHVHGVPDVIEILDGIIADLALWKSGQLNWKDVTSSLILYGNPGNGKTMIAGAFASSANCHLVSTSYSECQAAGHLGDYLRTMKEKVDEAIARAPSIFFLDELDSFAVRAHSAGKNNTYNIQVVNGMLQHLSTLNNTEGVIVLAATNFLDAVDPAIQRSGRFDLKLKVGNPNRHGIQEILASQTKIPEDQLQNTANRLIGRSSADVVAIVRSARTTARRHDSNLTIRHLEVAADQFAPRLDEETLKRIAVHEAGHLLVAYTLGFEMPSFAALGHSGGRVTWQGAQTYTRETTHKELTVLLAGMAAEIAIYGQASSGAGSDANCDLDTATGLALRLETEWGIGRSGLAYCPVQQNDRQNMNPTLKTVIKDHLNRAAKGAQQIIEDDLERLKLISRALLLHRELDQQMICDLLRSGGLQNRT; the protein is encoded by the coding sequence ACAGCGGTATCCACGCAAACCCATGACGCCATGGGAATGACCCCGGTTCAAATTGAAGCAGCGCTTCAGTCGGGACAGGATCCATTCGCCAGATTTGGCGCAGCTACGGCGCAACGCGACATGTCAGACATTCCGTTGAGCAAATTGTTTATCACTGTTCTAGCCGTACAGATGTTTCAGACAAAGGACGCCCTAAACAAACTCTTCAGACCAACAAATATCACTGTGTTGTTTGTAAAAGACGACAAAGATCGTGCTGACATTGCTCGCCAGCTTAAGGAAATGTTTGATCGCCCGCTTCCCAATGGTTTTAACGTATCTACGCTGGATCAGTCACGTTTCAAAATCACAGCATTGGGGGATATGACATCCGATCCGTCTGCCCCGCGGCAAGCGCGACTGATGAAAGATTTTCATCGCGGCCTGGATTTTCAAATTGGGCTTAGGCGTGCTGTTCTCGCACTTGCCCGTGACCCTATGGATCTCTCAAGTTCGGCTCAGGCGTTATGCTCGCAGACATTGCTCTGGCCAGAGGTTAACCGCGAAACGATTGTAGAAATGTTGCGCGCAACCCACTCGGTAACTGGCCACCTTGCTGAGGACACGGTGCGCACAATTTTGCCAGATGACAGCTGCCTCAGACGCTTACCAATCGCGTTGCTGCATAACAGCCTTTACCATGCGACGACGATTGATGTGGCGAGGTGTCTTACGCGATTGGCAACTCTGCATGCAGCGACCGCCACAACGATCAATCGGCCTCCTGCGCTGACCCTTTCACATGTTCATGGCGTGCCAGACGTTATTGAAATCCTCGACGGTATTATTGCTGATCTCGCTCTCTGGAAATCAGGGCAGCTGAATTGGAAAGATGTGACATCAAGCCTGATCCTTTACGGCAACCCTGGTAATGGAAAAACCATGATTGCCGGTGCATTCGCCAGTTCCGCAAACTGTCACCTGGTCTCGACATCGTACAGTGAGTGCCAAGCGGCGGGACATCTCGGTGACTATCTGAGGACGATGAAAGAAAAGGTCGATGAGGCGATTGCCCGAGCACCGTCGATCTTTTTCCTCGATGAGCTGGATTCCTTTGCAGTGCGCGCGCACTCGGCTGGCAAAAACAACACTTACAACATTCAGGTCGTGAACGGCATGTTGCAGCATCTGAGCACGCTGAACAACACTGAAGGTGTCATTGTTCTTGCTGCTACCAACTTCTTAGATGCCGTAGATCCTGCAATTCAGCGATCTGGACGTTTTGATCTGAAGCTGAAAGTCGGCAATCCAAACCGACACGGCATTCAAGAAATTCTGGCCTCCCAAACAAAGATTCCAGAGGATCAGCTTCAGAACACAGCAAACCGGTTGATTGGTCGATCATCAGCTGATGTCGTTGCAATTGTTCGGTCGGCCCGAACGACAGCACGACGTCACGACAGCAATTTGACAATTCGTCATTTGGAGGTCGCCGCTGATCAATTTGCGCCTCGGCTTGATGAGGAAACATTGAAACGCATCGCGGTACATGAGGCGGGTCACCTGCTGGTCGCGTACACTCTTGGTTTTGAGATGCCCAGCTTTGCCGCTTTGGGGCACAGCGGTGGACGCGTCACATGGCAGGGCGCACAAACTTACACGCGCGAAACTACACACAAGGAACTGACAGTCCTCTTGGCCGGCATGGCGGCGGAAATCGCCATCTATGGCCAAGCCAGCTCTGGTGCCGGAAGTGATGCCAACTGTGATCTGGACACAGCGACAGGCTTGGCGCTACGGCTGGAAACTGAATGGGGCATTGGTCGCAGCGGTCTGGCATATTGTCCTGTGCAGCAAAATGATCGCCAGAATATGAATCCGACTCTCAAGACCGTGATCAAAGACCACCTTAATCGGGCAGCAAAAGGCGCTCAGCAAATTATCGAAGATGATCTGGAACGGCTCAAACTGATCTCGCGCGCACTACTTTTGCATCGTGAACTGGATCAACAGATGATCTGCGATCTGTTGAGATCTGGTGGATTGCAAAACAGAACCTAG